One stretch of bacterium DNA includes these proteins:
- a CDS encoding GxxExxY protein, translated as MGLKYGKITEDIIRGAFEVYNVLGYGFWEKVYQKAL; from the coding sequence ATGGGTTTAAAATATGGAAAAATAACAGAGGATATTATCAGAGGAGCATTTGAAGTTTACAATGTTCTCGGTTATGGCTTTTGGGAAAAAGTTTATCAGAAAGCATTATAG